In the genome of Channa argus isolate prfri chromosome 8, Channa argus male v1.0, whole genome shotgun sequence, the window CACACGATAATCTGAAGCACTACTACTTCTGTGAGCAGTGTAATTACATTACACTGACACAGCAGGCACTTGAAGCACACTTGCGTGTTGTGCACCTCAACACACACCAGCCTCAATTCAGGAAAATGCCTCCTGCTAATGATGCAGAAGAAACAGACCAAATTCAGTTTCAGTGCAAAATGGGGGTTTTCACTAGCAGAGACAAAGTAATAGTGGAAAGACATTCTGAGCAGCACCCACACTACAGTAATTATAAAAAGACGTTTGCGGACCACCCTGGAATTTCTCTGGGAAAACCAAAATCAACTTTTGGAAAACCAGCTTCTTTCCCCGACAGCTCCAGCAAAAAAGGGGGCTCTTGCATTCAAAAGTCCAATGACAAACAGTTAGACCCTTCAAAGATCAAGTGCCATGTTGGTTCCACCAAAAACAAGCTGTTACCATCTTTGTGGAGGATTGACAAGCATGGAAAATTACTCCTACAACCAGCAGAAAAATTAGACGTGGCAACTGATCTCACCTGTGTGGAAGAAGATGCGGAAAACAATGACTGCAAGGCTTTTGGCAGCTTGAAGCAGGCAAACTGTGCTGCTGATTTTACAGCCAGAAATCTTAAATTAGACCAGATGTTCTGTCAGGGTAGGAAAAACGACCCTGCTAGCGAGAGTTTACAAGTGCAAGCAAACCAACATTCTCCATCAATGAGTAAAATGTCAACACCTTTGCATAACACTATTGACAGTTTGAATGGTAATACATTGCCAAAGCTCAGCCAGAGGCTTAAGAAACAGTCTGCAGTTAGGGAGTTAGAGAAAGGCAGGGAGGGCAGCAGTAACTTCAGTAAGGACACCGGTGAAGCTACAGGCAGCTTCTTGGAAAGCAGCAGGAACGAAATGAATCCATATGCTCGGGGGTATTTCAGAAAGAGGCAAAGGTTTTCAGGGAAAGTCCAAAGCCCACACACACttaaagatgaagaagaggatgacTGCAGTGACATAGAGCAACTCATAATCAAGGAGGAGTACATCGAAGCAACAGTGTCTGATAATACCTGTGCGCCTACAAGTGACAACTTTAACGTCTTCCCCTTACAAGTGGCAGAACACAAGCCCTGTCCGTACTGCCCCGCAGTTTTTGAGTCCGGAGTGGGTCTGTCAAATCACGTGCGAGGGCACCTGCATAGAGTTGGCTTGAGCTACAATGCTCGGCACATGGTTTCGCCCGAGCAAGTGGCGTTGCGAGACCATCAGCCAAGAATCCGAAGAAGGATCACTTCTGGCATGAGAAAATTTAGAAAAGGTACAAATTATGTTTCAATTCTTGTTATAAGTAGGTAGATGCTATCAATACTACACACAGTAATGTGCAACAGTAAATAccaccttattttgaaatggcaaaaagatcctttttttttcaacatattttatgtgcagtcattttaagttttaatttattgacGTGGATGCAAACctttacactttttttgttacttctgatgattaaagaacatttgtaatagctaaatgtaaatggatgcaagtacaatttttttttacacatgacCATAGAATATAGCACCTTATGCAGCACTTCCCCCCTAGATTTGAGACAAGTAAAAGtctaagtcaaggaaaaaacatcaaagcaaagtcctataaAAGTATAGGTAAACTGTGACTGACTGGTTTTTCCTGTTATCCACGTTGCCCTGGGAGATTTAGGGATAGCTGTAAATGACGACATCTGGTTTTAACCTTGGTTTTTAGTCAGTGATGACTCTAATCATTGGTGAAAAGGATATATATCAATAGGCCATTGAGACCATTGATCTGTCTATGGGAGAAAGGAAagccatttttaatttggcagcTGAGCAAAAAACAATAGTAGTTGTTGCACAAACATTAGAAAGAAACCATCGGTGTACTGAGCAACATATAGCAACCTTCAATTTGGTGGTTTCGGTGAGTTGAAGACATAAGACAGTTATTGCAAACTCGGGATATTAAaccacattttgtttattttaatttacttttgctcatttaaaatcCAGGTCATATAATTCAAAACGTGTTCAATTCGTCAACATGTAAATACCAggaaataaaagatgaaaacataTCTTAGAATAATGTTTTTAGCTTAATCCCAAATGTATTCAGTgtccagcaaaaacaaataatttgccATTTCAGTACAGGAGACAGTACGTCTACACTCACCTggcactttattaggtacaccttgctAGTACCGGGCTGGGCCCACTTTTGCCTTCAACCTGCTTTACTTATTCATGGCATAAATTCAAAaaggtgctggaaacattcctCAGTGCTTCTGGTTAATTTGGCGTGATGGCATCATTTGCTGCAGCTTTGTGAGGTGCATAGCCAGTATTCCACCACATCCCAAAGGTGCTCTGTTGTATTGAGATCTGGTGCCAGCAGAGGCCATTTTGAGTACAGTTAACTCATTATCATGTTTAATAAAGGAATATGAGattattttagctttgtgacatttaGCTTTGTTTCATGTAGTTTACGCCAAATTCTGACTCTGCCATCTGAATTTCGCAGCAGAATTCAAGATTCATCAGTCACAGTCGCCTGTCTATCAGCACGAAACAGTCTggccattctcctctgaccGCTGGCATCAACAAGGCATTTCTGCCCAGAGAACTGCCATTCACTGGATATTTTCTTGAGATGGGTGTGTGTAAAACTCCCATTAGAACAGCAGTTTCTAAATTGCCAGCTTCAAATTCACataatttaccttttttttctcattctgaGCAGCCAGTTTAGACTGCAGGAGATAGTTTTGACCATGTCTACATGTGCAAAATGCACAAGTTGCTGCTGATTAGATACTTGTGTTAACAAGCAGTTGAACAGACATACCTGATGTACTCACCGGTTCAGTGTATTTGAACCGGTGAGTTCATGTACACTGTtgccataaagttggaataaaatattttttacctcttcccATGAAATTGTTGTTACAATGTGATTCattcttgatagataaaatGTATATCTTCTCGAAATGTTATTGATCagtctcttccaaacatatagctctgaaaatgaaaccattaacctttgcaaaaaagaggaatgtatctgaaaactaaattattccaactttatgggcaaaaGTGTATTATATTAGGAATTATTTTGTATGAATGTCAACCAACTAATATTAGGGGGGGGGTGAGCTGATTTGTGTGGGACGTTTTCAAGTGTGCAGAGATTTGTTCATGGCTGCTACATTACTCCACCACTACAagtcatttaaatttacagcagcaaaatgagTTTCTGTTAGATGAAAGCTTGTCCAAAAGACCCGTCCAAAAATAactagatttttatttttcattttaattactgtGACAAACTTTTATCTTATATTACAGTTTTCAAGCCAGAAAACCAAAGAGAGTACACATGTCCCCTGTGTTGGGGTTGGTTTGATACTAAGACTGGCCTGTCCAACCATGTAAGGGGACACCTGAAACAAATAGGTAAAAGTGTTACCAGCACTAGCAAGTCCCCACTGTGCATCCTAAACGAACTTCTACGGGACAAAAAGGAACATCGTAACATCCTCCAAGTCCTCAACAAGAGCAAGTTCCCTCCACGTCCTTTAGTCTGTCAGAAGTTCATGACCGGTAATGGCTTGTTCCAGGTGTGCAGTGCAATCTCAGAAGAATTTCAGTGTGGGCCACATCCCATATTAGACAGCTTTGTACCCAAACAGGAgtcaaaaacagaaaggaagaagTTACAGGTAGAAGCACAAAAATGCCCCAAAGCCACTCCAGGCACTTTATTCGAACTGCTTAAGGTGAGACAGGAGAGTATGAAGCTCATGGCAAGAAACAACCAGGAAGCATATGCAACCAGGAAGATCTGCAATATGACCAACGATTGCATGGAGAGGATACAGATGAGCAGCGTGGAACCAAACTGGACTTATGGTATGGAGGCTTATACTTTGTGTTTGACTTTATGCTTGAACTGTTTTTGAAACGATGGATACTGTACAGTTGCTTTATGCATGAATTAAGCTTTTAATAACTCCGTACCTACAATATGCTGTATGCTTATTTTACATCAGCAGGCTCTAGAAGTGTCTGCAAGTGGACTTTACATTGTATTGGGGATGGCAGCaaataaatcttaaatcttGGAAAATAGGCAGCAGTTTAGTAAATTGTACTACGATCTATACTAggtatccggcgtaaaaactgccaaatcaacatgcagacaatgatccgctgtggcgaccctgaactcacgggataaggcaagaggacaaaaaaagcaaatgaccTATAACCTATACTAGCTATTATATCTTAATTATTATATCTTTAGCAGATATTTAGCCAAACCAGCCATAAAACATATTACGAGAGACAAGACCTCATTCATTTTCTGAAATACAGCAACTGTTCCTATACTAATGTCCAAaacatgtaattgtttttaattcctAATGAGTTGAAGGATAATCATCAAGTATTTGTATAAGGCAATACAGTTATAATGTGCTATTATAGCACTTTTCATAATTCTTCTTTCCAAATGGAACCATAACCCTCGCAATATGTGGCCTTTGGCTATGCTTTCTAgttctctctttatttttcaatgAATTATCAATATAGCAGCCTCTAGTGACAGTCCGCGTAAGACTAACACTTTTCGGCCGTACCAGTATGTATATAACGACATCTCTGAACATCTGCATTTATCCGCGTTTTTTCACTCCATTCCTATTTAAATTGAGCTGAAACAAGGCATGGCGTGATGACACACTACCATTTTCATTCAGGTTAATTATATTAAAGGGAAAGTTCATGTGAGCCCTCAGGAAGTGATTACAATTGTTCCTACTTTCCGTATTGCTTGGAGTGACACAGTATCTCTCGACACAATATGCAGTACACATCCATGTAACCACATTCTTCTAATGTCCAACCTGTGGGGGTTTAAATAGGACTGTCTTCAGGTCCACATCAGGACTTTGGAATGGACATGAAAAGAGCTGACAGTGAAAAACCAGTGCTTGTGACCTGCATACTATACGTAGACAAAACCTGCAAAGACCTGCTTCATTTGAATAGTGTTATTATAAATACACACCAAAGTGTCTTTGAAATGCATATTAAAAAGTTATGATATCCACTGTACAGTATGCGGAGTTGAAAGCTCGTAACCCATGGTTACAcaattttgtttattgtctgCCCAAAATCAAACTCCTAGTTAGGTAGAAAAGATTTACAaagatttaaaatcaaaatgctttgtgaatttcagttttaaactggtacatgtttacagtaaactcccaaagatgtgtgtgtttgctgtgtgtgtaatgttttttatcTTACCTTTtacaatattgtattttttttatccctgtTTTGTATTTGACACAGTGTCATCATTGCAATTTAAAGacaaatttcaaattaattaacaGAGCATTTTATCTCTCTATTTTCTCAGTGCAATGACATGTTTGTAttagtgtcttcaagataaaacattgaaaaaataaaattaggttcttttttcatttttaagatCTTTTAAGAATCGCATTTTAACATCTTATTGAGAATTGTGCACAGTATAATCATTGACAGTTTTCTGTCATAGAACTAATAGATCTGTAATGTTTTATGTAGTTTATTATTCATCTGTGACTTTCATGAGGTGGTATTCTGTATGTGGAAatagccccccccccaaagacACAAGATTGTGTTAAACTTAAGCAGTAACACTTTTCAGTCAGGAgagtgcaaataaaatgctttgagtgAAACCAGATGGAAAAATACTTATGATCACTCTGGGAGTAACAGTTTtgcttaatattaaaattattgcaTGATCTAAGCTGCTTTTCTCCTGAAATACCAACTGACTTGTGATGATCCTAAACCTTGATTTGAGACATGCgctaaattgaatttaaataaacccCATTCTGTCAAATTTTACACTAAAGCTTAAAGATAAACACTCAGTTGTaccttttaacattttgagCCATCATCCTTATTGTATTTGAGtctaatttactttttacaatgttctgtttttcaggAGAATGTGATTCAAGTAATATTTGTATTCAGTGTAACAGCACCTTCCCTGCTGATCTCTGTCAGTCTGGCTCACTTCAAACCTATGCACACAGGAAGAGGATTGCCATTTTGGAAAAACCAGGTAAGCACCTGATAATGAGATCTACAAAAGAAGAATGTCAACAAATGCTTTTGGCCCTGTAATCACAAATGCAATTTAAGTGAAGAAATAATTAACGTAATTCAAGTGGTTCGATCTGTATAACCAAATTAAGAAAAGAGTGAATATTTGATGTAGATGGATTATTTGCTTTgtgatcatttatttatgttacagGTCAATTTAAAACTTAATACATTCCCCTAGATTAAATGGTattatgtcttgtttttttaggCTATGATTATAAACGGAAGAAGCCAAGACCAAGGCCTGGGCTAAAACAGAAGATTCTACCTTCCTTGAATGCTGAGATATACACACTCACCTGCAGGTACATTGAAGGAAAGGCTACAAATCTAGCCATGGTTTTCTGAAGAAAGAGTAAATTGAGAAGTTTTTCTTTACAATTAAAGGTTTATTACATGTATGTAGGGCCAATTGCTCACCAGCCTTGTAAGACACAAGGGTACAACTAGAGATCCCACAAGGGTGACAGTGAACCTTGTGCAGTAGATTAGCGTCTCAGAGGAAAGGAAGTGCTTTCTACAACACTAGGTCGGAAGAGCTATGCCATAGTTCCCATTATACTGCTATGGCAGGGGTAGAATAGGTTATGACCCTGCAGTGGCACCTCATCCTCTGCACAGGCCTGCAGTGTAGTATTCTAAACCCTAAGCCCGTCCTATTAATAGGATAGGCCCAAAGgtttaccttaaaaaaaaaaacaacagctgaggGAGTTCTGTTAGCTGGCCTGTTTTTAAGTTATACAGGACCCTACAGGACCACCACAGTACCAGCACCTGGCCCTGTGCCTTTGACAGTAAATCAGTGGCACAGGCAAAGCAATTTACCAATTTGGAACTTGGAGTGTAAGGGCCAGTTGCCCAGCTCACTGGGAGATCCACTCCATGGCCTAAGCATTAACCATTTGCAGTCTGGCAATTTCTCCTCTTCTGAACTTTGGTAAGGGGCAGCTTCTTGGTGTCTTGGAGGAAGGCTGTCCTCCTCTTAGAGAAGCACAACCACACCACGATGATCATCTCACCTTCATCTTGCATCTTAGAGTGAGAAGACGCCACGCTCTGTTGTCATGTGTAGCACTTGTGTCTCAATTCAGGGACTGTATCCTTCGAAGGCTAAATTTGAAGACCAATGGCAACAAGGCTGTTCCATTTCAAAGGCTCATTCTAATGCAGCCTTTTTCCCCTGGCATTGGCCTGTCTTA includes:
- the znf644b gene encoding zinc finger protein 644, which codes for MSDLKPSAQEDKDAETASDSPGRTQEPLQSHTFSLKNNAAGLSSDEHENPLNGTQPNPFVYSSVPAVPHAGNSLPSGALVNGPGSHPTSEVHCVLNKGTVLSNNVLDAVWQVEKDTSPEVLRPPSELQSDAWKNTAGPAVKTLATQPSVNTPLSHSEENESKLACSTLSGDSAEQMHISQPPIKRTIKTRSQQGVEWSESTTDDYHDAEVIRWDSARERFLLTDRRLETEVRHRRHRKHSTHVKSMSGSLEKVTSGINHTSTLFCSSDDVKKVDIANRDDSLCKHSYMKYPVLPIKDLSRTTALDSDRRIYSTVQEGCNEKNDPENEGNFSPKVEQPKTEQLEQDPLFFSCTICKVNFKEKRHFHRHMMYHLDKHNQVNSENDSQPFICRECGRFFCDRDSLTRHIIIHQDRLVKLTEEIKDIKNTTFEDMATTEPCPQCIFGCNCPKIIVQHATTHDNLKHYYFCEQCNYITLTQQALEAHLRVVHLNTHQPQFRKMPPANDAEETDQIQFQCKMGVFTSRDKVIVERHSEQHPHYSNYKKTFADHPGISLGKPKSTFGKPASFPDSSSKKGGSCIQKSNDKQLDPSKIKCHVGSTKNKLLPSLWRIDKHGKLLLQPAEKLDVATDLTCVEEDAENNDCKAFGSLKQANCAADFTARNLKLDQMFCQGRKNDPASESLQVQANQHSPSMSKMSTPLHNTIDSLNGNTLPKLSQRLKKQSAVRELEKGREGSSNFSKDTGEATGSFLESSRNEMNPYARGYFRKRQRFSGKVQSPHTLKDEEEDDCSDIEQLIIKEEYIEATVSDNTCAPTSDNFNVFPLQVAEHKPCPYCPAVFESGVGLSNHVRGHLHRVGLSYNARHMVSPEQVALRDHQPRIRRRITSGMRKFRKVFKPENQREYTCPLCWGWFDTKTGLSNHVRGHLKQIGKSVTSTSKSPLCILNELLRDKKEHRNILQVLNKSKFPPRPLVCQKFMTGNGLFQVCSAISEEFQCGPHPILDSFVPKQESKTERKKLQVEAQKCPKATPGTLFELLKVRQESMKLMARNNQEAYATRKICNMTNDCMERIQMSSVEPNWTYGECDSSNICIQCNSTFPADLCQSGSLQTYAHRKRIAILEKPGYDYKRKKPRPRPGLKQKILPSLNAEIYTLTCRFCDLVFQGPLSVQEDWIKHLQRHLLHTSVPHTGTGMVEVLGLHHKIEISMSHEHTELV